The DNA window AATGTTTGCCTAGACTGGGACTAGTTTGAGTATCCATTACCATACAAGTCAAATCAGctgtagaatatatatatatatatatatatatatatatacaagttgtATGCTACCTGACAGCATGATTGGGTATTAGCCGGACTCTTGGTGGTCAGTTTGGAAGTAGATTGAATGACCCTATGTAAGTGATCTCCCTGACTCACTGTACAGGTCACTGCATACTAGATACATTGCTGTGGGTAAAGTttcaatgttgtgttttttattacattgaggcatacagtacagatattttCAGGTTGCACAATGTGTTTGTATTCAGAGAATGTCTGATGAAATTGGGAGATGTAGACTGACATATAGATGTAAACAAAAGACAATACACCTACTCATTGCCAATATTATGTCACTTTTTTCAGTGCCATGAAATCTGAGAACTCAAGTGCTATGAtacccatctgtctgtctgtctgtctgtctgtctgtctgtctgtctgtctgtctgtctgtctgtctgtctgtctgtctgtctgtctgtctgtatatgtatgtatgtatgtctgtatgtaggtatgtctgtatgtaggtatgtatgtatgtatgtatgtatgtatgtatgtatgtatgtatgtatgtatgtatgtatgtatgtatgtatgtatgtatgtatgtatgtatgtatgtatgtatgtatgtatgtatgtatgtatgtatgtatgtatgtatgtatgtatgtatgtatgtatgtatgtatgtatgtctgtctctgtctgcctgcctgtctgtctgtctgtctgtgtctacatACTAGTCTGTCTTTATATCATTTGCAACTACTTTTGTGGGGATTTAATGTATAGTTTATAAACAAACTAGAGACAGTTATAGCATAGACAAATTAACAAATTAAATGACtactttcatttttctttgtCTATTTAATTCAGCTAAGACAGGGATTGTTggagtgatgttgatttgtattcCCAATCAGATCAAATTATCAAAGGTTgtttgagaatgtaaaaaaaacattttttttttatttaacttttattattttttgtgtagTACCTCTTCTAGTACCGCATTCATTCTAACATTTCCTAGGATGTTTGTCATTGTTGAATTTCTTAGTGATGTGGATGATTGGACCAGTGTGTTTGCCCAAAGGGTGAGCAGTAACTAATCATTGTCATTACTACATGTTTACAACATTGATGCAATCTTTTTACAGATATTTACAAGAAATTGGGTACACAGACACAATACTAGACGTGCGGTCCTCGAGGGTACGGTCACTGTTAGGGTTAAGTAACGAATCAAATACACCTAATCTAGATGtggaaaatcaaaatatagGGCCTATTGTTAATGGAGACAGTGATGGCAAACCAATTAAAGAAGGGGAACAACAAACGGGCACAAAAAGGTAGGATTTATAAACAGTCTGTAAACACAGCTAGGGGTGTCAATAGTAATTTTGTAGACTAGGCTTTTAATTTCGTGTACTTGCTGTCAAATTCTTGATTTCAACGTCACAATTTTGTACATGTGATCGACAAGCAGATCATGAACTGTCTCTCCATTGTACTacagctgtacatgtaagtgtgttGTGTTCATtgttgtatgtctttgcatttCACTTGTATAAAGACTAGAGTTTTCGAGGAGTGTTCTATGAGTTTTCGGAATCAAAAGTCTTCCAGGTCTGGAATGTTTGTGTCAAGATTTTTTTAAAGGGGTGTTTGTGCAGCATTGATTCAAAGCATCACGACTGGTATTTTGCTGTACAAGTAATTTATTTAGAATTGCATGACTATATTCATCTATTAGGGTCCCACCCCATTCTCTTACCATTATGACAGAATCCCCAACGGCTTTCAATTACTCCTTTTGATTAGAGTAGAGAGTAGCTATCAATAATCTAAGATTACCTGTAACTCTTCTCTGTACCACTAATGATCTACATGttaatcttcaaatttcattttatggTAGACTAGATAAAAACCACATTATATGACTATGAATGATGTGAgaagtacacatacatgtacacatagataAAAGATGCGGAAgacaatttatttattcaaaaaatcTAATAAAACTATAAAGGCTTAGCAGactaattaatatttaattggTAGTCTTTCAAGTTGTTCTGATGTGATTctgaaaaataatgtttatatttgtaaagaaaaaagagagaagaaaTCTTCAACAATTGTTTGAAGTTTATGCATTTACAAATATTCCCATTTCCAATGTCATATAGTGATGAATTAAATTTTAAGTCGATCTTTTTTACATGGTTTTCAAAAAGATTTGTATGTTATACAAATATAACCTTGTATGAAATCATTGTATTGTACTCTTGATAATACTTGTTTATATGGAAACAGAAATCTGAGAAATTGCTTTGATTTCATCTTTCATTCTGTTGAACTGAGGATGACAGAACTAGTATTGAGAATCCCTGTATTGACATTGTCATGTAGTCATTCAAATCAGTCATACATTCCTGTATTTACATCTTGAGTTATTAAGATCAGAGAGGGTATCTCTTGTGGCAATTATTCAAGAAGTATCTTGTTTGATACGGATCGAACATCAATAATAGATAGTTTAGAATTTGAAATTCAGCAATGATCAAGTAATTATtgatatgcatgtgtatgtaagcatggtaaaatgaaagatgagACTGGACTTACAGATTGTAACCTGGACATTTGTGTAATTTGAAAACCTGATTTTGTAAAATCTTGATATTTATGTATGAATGGCAATAATTGTTTtggtaaagtggccatatggatgagttttgggtatttgttttggattttattattgtaatacaattttgtcatggcttcctacttgaaaactgaatgtgaaacaacaattgccaagtccttgtttgtaactcaaggaattgcaaaagactgataaaggtgtaaaatatttgttattgtacgtacaacaacaaactattTCGCTCAATTTTTTTTGGTagctttttgcagtgtattgagtcaCAAACTCCGACTTGATTTTcccaagtaggaagtcatgataaaattgttttataaattaaaatccaacATGAAtgtccaatcctcatccatatggccactttaattgtGTATAATATAGTTTACAAAGTCTGActtgatagatatatatagaggTTAGTCTGAATTTCCATCCTAGTGAAAAGACAAACTCAATCGTTTTATAAATTGTGATTTACCCCCACAGGACGACAGAAAAGAAAAGGATATCATCAGCAGGGGGAATCTTAGACAATGAAGCGTCAGTGCTGTCAACATTTGACTTCCTCTCGTCAGAAACAATGGAAGATGAAGGTGAAGACGACAGTGATGGCGGTTCAGCAGATGATGAATCAGAAGACAGAGATGTAGCCAATAAAATGGGGACAATTATCAAAAAGAAAAAGGTAGAGGCATTAATAATAAAGttgatataattattatatgcaaatttcatctTTGGGTATATATCTATCCATATATCAACTCAGTGGTCTGCTTCAATTTCTGGTTATAAACTGACCcaaattttgttcatttctgtTACTCTTTAgcaattataaaatataatttcatttgcCAGTAGCTTTGTGCATACATTAAAGAAGTATTCCATCATGATAACACGGAAAACTACTGGGAAGTTATGTTGTAGATAAACTAGGTCTATGGCTAttgtataatattttaaaagtagTATATTTTTCATGGAATTTCATTTCTGCATTCTTAAAGATGTTCTTGTAAACTAATATTTCTATACAGAATGATATTTCCATTTACTATATcatgtgtatcactaaacaaaacaagataaaaaaaacattgtgtaaaTCCTGAATGTACTACATACTAGccatttacatttatttgatgtaaataGTTCATAAATTTGAATTGATATTATCTGACATACACAGACAATGATTGGTAATGAAAGCATGGCTGGAATGGAAGAAGTTCTAGCAGCAGATGCAGAAACAGAAGAGGTTTTAGCAGAATTTGATTTCCTTGTACAGGAAGCAGGGGAGGGAGCTGGTGAAGAGTGGGCTCTTGGTATGTATCAATGTACCCTGTAGTCTGCTGGCTAGGGATGTCAATGTACCCTGTAGTCTGCTGGCTAGGGATGTCAATGTACCCTGTAGTCTGCTGGCTAGGGATGTCAATGTACCCTGTAGTCTGCTGGCTAGGGATGTCAATGTACCAGGTACTCGGGCTAGGGATACCCTATGTACCAGATACTGTGGCTAGGGATGCCAGAGTGGGCGTCATTGTATGCTTCACTTAATTCATGTACACTTCGATTGAAGTGAATTCTCTGTAGCTGTATATATTATGATTTCCTTAGAGACCAACCCTTTGATCTTAAGACTATATACCGTACCTCCCCCACACCAGCGTGCATACTTTAGTATGTAAGGGTTAGGACTTGTGTTAAAATCATATACAACGCATCTACTCTTTCAAGTTATCCATTCCATATTAGGACTTGATTGTGAAATCATATCTAACATATGTATGAGTGATTTGTTGAAATTGTCAGTAGGGCAGACTGATGACGTCATGCTTGACTATGTAGCAACTTACATATTGAAATCTTTCCCATGTGACATACAGGTCATTGACCTTAGAATGATAGTATGTTGATTTGTCAATGGTAGTATTGTTACTTGAATGACAGGCAATAAAGAATGTATTCATCAACAAAAGAAGGACTGTCACTAgagaaaatgtttatttatgatGACAAGGCATGACAGTTTTTTACCTGTAAACTTTGACCTCATTACTGCTGTCCACAACTTGTTCATTAGTAGGTAGGTGTCTGTGAATAGATACATTTGTCATGGCTGTTTAGATTAATGCTATGGATGTATCACAAAAACAGCTATCTTAATGGAACATCTAATGAGAAATTTAGAATTAAGTCATGTGAATCAAGCCTTGGAcagtttatttttttcactgtcaGTGACGGGTAGAAATTGTCAGTTAGTGTGTTTTCTTTCAACAGATAAGAAAGGTGATTTGTCTCCCACTGGGGAAGAATGGGGTAGTGTAGATCAAAGTGTTATAAATAAACTAAAAGAAGAATACAAGAAAGCAAGGAAAGGAAAGAAACAAGTCCAACGTAAGTTTCCACCACTCACCACTTGTTAATCAGAGAGAAGTGACCCTCATATagcatgtcaaaggtcacaccaACTGCATGTCTTACAATTTCATTGTGGGTTACCTTTTATCTCAGAGAGTGTCTGACAATGGAGTCACAGAGTATCTCATTTcaatatgtattcattttggCACAATTAAACACAGATGAAGTCAGTGTGTTGTACGagttacagattttttttttcatgtagttttttgtacatacatatatacatgtgtgtgtgtgtgtgtgtgtgtgtgtgtgtgtgtgtgtgtgtgtgtgtgtgtgtgtgtgtgtgactggaAAGAGTGTGGTTAGTTCTCCTAGATGTTGATGAACGTTTGGTGTTACGTCTGGAAATTGTATGAATCAGGAATAggaaatgatatacaaatgagaGAGAAAATGAGCTTGGGACCCTACCACTGCATTAGGATACTATTGGGCAGATATATACACTATGTTACAGATATGACAGCATTTATAGTGACCCTATgactaatatgtaaattagtctgGAAATGTAGAAAAATTCCATTGTTTAAGAATTGAAGTTTATTTTAGGTTTTCATACATGGATACATGATGTGTGTAATTTAGTGTTGATGAgacatgttttgttgatctGACTTGATATGAATATCACCAATAATCTGAAAAATAGTAATAtctcaaaatattgataatctctgtgataaaattgattggcagatatacagatataaaatgataaatactaGTTAGGACTGGGTAAGATTGGTAAGTACCAAAACAGGTCATCAGAAATGAACTAGTGACTGCCTGTGATGTTCCTACTACTAACTCTGAGTACAGCGatgtgtgtcagtgtgtataaCCTTGACATTGATTGACATATTTATAACAGGTCCAAAAAGAAGTACTCTCCAGTCTATGTTAGCAAATCTTCAAGGTGAAGATGAAGCTGCATTCAATACGGACGGCTCACCAAGGACTGGTAGAGGAGATATCTACCTTCCTGAGGAAGGAGGTATAgtttattgttacatttcaattCTTGTCAGTGTTTTAGTTATCAATCGATGAATGTTGTCAAGAGAAAGAAACGTATTTGTCGTCACTGCTCTAGTTGCATTAATCCATAAATTGATGATTTTGACAGCAGtcaatgaaaatattatgtatttgtgtcaattcagatatatatatatatatatatacagtaagaatttgttcaaattatgttttgttattatgCAGCTCTTACTCACACAGTCAATCAGCTGTGCTGTTGTATTACTCTATGACAGGCATCGAATGATGCAATTTGAAATGTTAAACGTTGGTACATTATTACAAAAAGTAAAGGACATTATTGCAAAGATATTTCAGTAATCACAGAAGCAGTTACAATACTGATAATTTCAAAAAGTGTGATTTGTGTACAACACCAAATCATGAATCAAGGAAATGTCCTCTTTTGGAAAAGTATGATATAGTGTGTATAACAACAAATCAGAAAATCATGGAAATGGTCCTAATTGGATATGAATATGAGGCCAGGTTACTGTGTTTGTTATGCATATATGTTGATTGTACTGTGATGCCTGTATTTGATGCAGTAATAATTTGATAATCTACCACTAGATATACCGTTAGGTGGAGGCATGCCACTGGATGCTGGGTCCAGACGGCCGATGGTGGGTGTGGTCGGTCCAGACACCATTGATCTTGAACCTGCATCAGTACTGGGAATACTGGCCAATATCTCGGTCAGTAACGAGGCCGATGCCTTGTACGATGTAAGTTTTCAAACTCTCCATCTCAATATTCAATGCcccaatatttttatattgtatcTAATACAGACATAGCTCTAGAGACAGCTCTACAAGTAGGACTGGGTGAACTGGCAGGACTCACTGTTACTGACGAGGCTGAGCCACTAAGATGTGATGTGAGTACTTGAAAACAACCTCCGCATCTACAAAAAACATAAATCAAAAGATAAATGCACACAACAAGCATCAGGACTGCACCAAACCAGCTCAgcctgtttgtgtctgtgtttctcgTGTTAATGTGTGTCTTTTTAGTTTCCACAGTTGTACTGTTATATGTCATGCACAATTTACATGCGTCGCAgttggtcaaaggtcattgtgTTATATATGCACTTAGAATATAGATCATGTCACATTCACTTCGGAAAAACTTTGCCTCATTTGTGTTCAGTTATGTAAGGAGAGAATCACATGAACCATAGAATTAGAAAAAAAGGGTCTCCTCTTGCTCAAATATGGCAAAACGAGagcttttgtatttaatatCCAGTGAGAAAGTGCaatgaaaggaaatgaaaaCTAGGATTATCTGAAATGAAAGTAATTTATTGAAAGCATAATAATGTTCATTTGATACACAACCGAATTAATATTTTTCACATCTACATCCTGGTATACTGAGGAAAGAAAATGATTTGCTGTTGTCAGCTTCTAAAGTCACCAGATATAGTAATGGGATTTGGTTCTTTGGAAGTGAAATCATTGTGTAAGGATTGCAGATACACTACACTTTTTTGTGGCATGCTTCGTCATCAGTCTATTATTAGGGAATGATGTACTTCAATGTTGGCAGTGGAATGGCATGGAAATATTGGTAGTTTTATATGTACTGTGCATGACTAAAGGTTGCATCATCACCACCAATTACCATCACTCTCTCTATTGCAGGTTAttaatgtaaataataatatcaatattaatgtgtggaaattgtgtacatttgatatcataCAGGTAACAACCAGCACCAAAGAAGCATTCAGGAAAACGTGGAACCCAAAATACACACTTCGAAGTCACTTTGATGGTGTGAGAGCTCTTACTTTTCACCCGCTCGAACCGGTACTCATAACAGCATCTGAAGATCACACACTAAAGTTATGGAATTTAGACAAAACTGTCCCAGCTAAAAAGAGTGCCTCACTTGATGTTGAACCAATATACACCTTTAGGGCTCATATGTGAGTACTTTAGTTCAAGACTATTAACATTTGCCCAGAGCAGATAAAaatcccctcccctccccaaaaaacaacaataacaaagaaaaggaaaacaaaacaacaacaatgccCTAAACTTAAgaataaaaaatcaaaacatgtattgttactataaaattacatactagtatatatatctCAATGGGGGTGGAATTTTGAAGTCCTAGTGGAGGCGGCattgaatgatgaaaacaactgattgtaatattgtgtcgttagagggcgctataactaACAAGGAAAAATCACAATGAAACTGATCTTGTAGTGAATAAGCTAGGTGAATGGTTAATGCTGATAAAGTGGTTCATCGCCCTAAATGTGAATATCTCTTgcttaaacttaaacttaaagtaAACATTTTGTTGTCAAAAGCAGACGAATTGAACCAATAGAACTAATTGATAGGATGATATCTAAGACAAAAAATGatattactgttacagaggTGCAGTGTTATCTGTGGTGATGAGTGCCAATGGTGATCAGTGTTACAGTGGTGGTACTGATGCTACTATTAGGTGTTGGAATATTCCGGGTTCAAATATTGATCCATTTGATTCCTATGGTAAGTCACAATGGATCAACTCAAATACACAGTCACTCACCCAAGACTTTCAAAGTGAATGATTTTACAGGATATAATGCTAAATGGAATGTTGTGTGTTGTTTGTCAAGAAATTTTCCAACAAATTTGCTGGAATCTTATGTTAGTTTGTGAAGTGGAGTTACTAAGTAACTGGTTGGTTGATGCATTTATGGATGGGTGGGAAGATGAAACGAttgatggagggagggagggcgAGACAGAGGAAAGGGTCCATGGAATGATGTATTGATGAATACAGCATGGATGGCTTAGATTCCTATTTACTCTGGtacaaatattaatacaacTATTGATATGTTTATGTTGACAGAACCTGGTGTTCTAACGGACACATTAGTAGCACATACTGATGCCATATGGGATTTATCTTACGAGTCTACCAGACACCATTTATTATCTTGCTCTGCCGACAACACAGTCAAACTATGGAGTCCACAAAGTAAAACACCGCTGCTTAATTCATACTCTGGCGAAAAAGGTAagttaatacaaagtaaaaaCACCACTGCTTGGAGAGACTTGGGCCagatttgaatgtttttttctttgttatgttcatttcatttcatcagtaGAATTACATAAGTTAATTCACGTACTGAAACATATTAAATGATCACTAGTAACTTGAGATCTATAGCGTCAGAGCTAGGTAAATTAAGTAAGTGATTGAATGATGTCACAACTCTCAAATTAGCCCACGATTGATTCATACACTGGTGAAAATGGTGATAACGAAGTACACAGATAtagaataaaaataaagttaGACTTTTAACCAAAGATGCTCATTAGGTTTTAgttatgtttttatttaaagGCATGTTGTACCATACGTGCAGGTTGTCCTTAAACTCTATACTGCTATAAACCAATAAATGACTACTTGTggaataaatgacaaaacaatTCTGTAATGGATGTGATACAATAATAGCATTAGGTATGTTTATAACTTAACAAAAAGGATGCTTATAAGCCAAATAAGTgatttcgattttttttttacacagacTATGGGACACCTACTTCTGTTGACTTCCTACGTAGTGAACCCACTCAGATGGTAACGGGTTACTCATCAG is part of the Glandiceps talaboti chromosome 2, keGlaTala1.1, whole genome shotgun sequence genome and encodes:
- the LOC144447721 gene encoding striatin-3-like isoform X1, which gives rise to MDDGTGVAQQHGSQLNAGSSSSIGGSNRPIEDTNQTKYSMPGILHFLQSEWTHFEMERSHWEVERAELQARIAFLQGERKGQENLKQDLVRRIKMLEYALKQERGKYHKLKYGTELNPDNKPIFDGEEGEEELPLSQNSQVNFRQGRQLLRQYLQEIGYTDTILDVRSSRVRSLLGLSNESNTPNLDVENQNIGPIVNGDSDGKPIKEGEQQTGTKRTTEKKRISSAGGILDNEASVLSTFDFLSSETMEDEGEDDSDGGSADDESEDRDVANKMGTIIKKKKTMIGNESMAGMEEVLAADAETEEVLAEFDFLVQEAGEGAGEEWALDKKGDLSPTGEEWGSVDQSVINKLKEEYKKARKGKKQVQRPKRSTLQSMLANLQGEDEAAFNTDGSPRTGRGDIYLPEEGDIPLGGGMPLDAGSRRPMVGVVGPDTIDLEPASVLGILANISVSNEADALYDVTTSTKEAFRKTWNPKYTLRSHFDGVRALTFHPLEPVLITASEDHTLKLWNLDKTVPAKKSASLDVEPIYTFRAHIGAVLSVVMSANGDQCYSGGTDATIRCWNIPGSNIDPFDSYEPGVLTDTLVAHTDAIWDLSYESTRHHLLSCSADNTVKLWSPQSKTPLLNSYSGEKDYGTPTSVDFLRSEPTQMVTGYSSATAVLYDLETATDVLKLENPHPGDPEGCVQINKVVSHPTLPITIAAYEDRHIRFFDNVSGKMVHSMVAHLDAVTSLAIDPNGLYLLSGSHDCSIRLWNLDSKTCVQEITSHRKKFDEAIYTVAFHPSKPYIASGGADALAKVFV
- the LOC144447721 gene encoding striatin-3-like isoform X2: MDDGTGVAQQHGSQLNAGSSSSIGGSNRPIEDTNQTKYSMPGILHFLQSEWTHFEMERSHWEVERAELQARIAFLQGERKGQENLKQDLVRRIKMLEYALKQERGKYHKLKYGTELNPDNKPIFDGEEGEEELPLSQNSQVNFRQGRQLLRQYLQEIGYTDTILDVRSSRVRSLLGLSNESNTPNLDVENQNIGPIVNGDSDGKPIKEGEQQTGTKRTTEKKRISSAGGILDNEASVLSTFDFLSSETMEDEGEDDSDGGSADDESEDRDVANKMGTIIKKKKTMIGNESMAGMEEVLAADAETEEVLAEFDFLVQEAGEGAGEEWALDKKGDLSPTGEEWGSVDQSVINKLKEEYKKARKGKKQVQRPKRSTLQSMLANLQGEDEAAFNTDGSPRTGRGDIYLPEEGDIALETALQVGLGELAGLTVTDEAEPLRCDVTTSTKEAFRKTWNPKYTLRSHFDGVRALTFHPLEPVLITASEDHTLKLWNLDKTVPAKKSASLDVEPIYTFRAHIGAVLSVVMSANGDQCYSGGTDATIRCWNIPGSNIDPFDSYEPGVLTDTLVAHTDAIWDLSYESTRHHLLSCSADNTVKLWSPQSKTPLLNSYSGEKDYGTPTSVDFLRSEPTQMVTGYSSATAVLYDLETATDVLKLENPHPGDPEGCVQINKVVSHPTLPITIAAYEDRHIRFFDNVSGKMVHSMVAHLDAVTSLAIDPNGLYLLSGSHDCSIRLWNLDSKTCVQEITSHRKKFDEAIYTVAFHPSKPYIASGGADALAKVFV